In Mycteria americana isolate JAX WOST 10 ecotype Jacksonville Zoo and Gardens chromosome 3, USCA_MyAme_1.0, whole genome shotgun sequence, a single genomic region encodes these proteins:
- the ZNF292 gene encoding zinc finger protein 292 isoform X1, with translation MADEEAEQESGSLGGDLLELRRLRERLVELETGLRESPEPAVQAATEYCKQLCQTLLEYAEKWKTSEDPLPLLEVYTVAIRSYVKARPYLTSECENVAFVLERLALSCIELLLCLPLDLPENKWEEFQAFVQVAHKNLMENGSRELHILTTLTQEKGVWKNPVLCAILSQEQLDPDKVNEFLVFEGPILLDMRIKHLMKTKQLTQATALAKLCSDHPEINAKGNFKQTYLVCLCSGSPNEKLMEEIAEVDCKDALEMICNLESDGDEKSALILCAAFLSRQLQQGEMYCAWELTLFWSKLQQRVEPSIQVYLERCRQLSVLTKTVYHIFFLIKVINSEIDGAGLATCIELCVKALRLESSENTDVKISICKTISCLLPDDLEVKRACQLSEFLLEPTVDAYYAVEMLYNQPDQKYDEENLPIPNSLRCELLLVLKTQWPFDPEFWDWKTLKRQCLALMGEEASIVSSIDELNDSEVYEKVEDCQEETKETSVNGLAGTFDEATSLLKGIRDEKQKKREIKKLRERGFISARFRNWQAYMQYCVLCDKEFLGHRIVRHAQKHYKDGIYSCPICAQNFNSKENFVPHVTLHVKKSSKERLAAMKPLRRLGRPPKIAAANENQKTDSVSKQEQRPIKKNSLYSTDFIVFNDNDGSDDENDDKDKPYIPEIVPVQKPLPVNEFTCPVTFCKKGFKYFKNLIAHAKGHKDNEEAKRFLEMQSKKVICQYCRRHFVSVTHLNDHLQMHCGSKPYICIQMKCKAGFNSYAELLTHRKEHQVFRAKCMFPKCGRVFSEAYLLYDHEAQHYNTYTCKVTGCGKVYRSQNELEKHVEDHNKQPEKVQQPESQTNQPDLGQPSEANENTNGVAVKEELTSPPVDNRSSFTEGENVVWNQIKAEPVGNESVNASASILQQSNSMPNAGSEQSPTGSVKTEVAIPASSVKVPAVNQKIRDNVVKRGKLAATASKVDTTKPGAQQLCSSVDSCLPAFQERREEDCLSQTQNIQNISVTSDTLKPEALESKNLERQVSIVNPFSVQNQAGYQNSVPISKLEIEDSIKAAANLYNLPLKTLESITFIPSQPNLNSSLVPAVAPAAPIQKFNCQVEGCTRTYNSSQSIGKHMKAAHPDQYAAFKMQRKNKKPRKSSNLQNVPNDGKIVYLMPSQVGNPSGAAFTAQNKPNLNPTCSSQVQHVSSTLFPTHLENLANPMLPIVESVINPSLSTRIKSEPESVLCSHMENLSGATLPSQLDDLAKTVMPLNIDGGSDPFLPLPAENGPMSLFPSSAENPPNSVFSQLENNANNFSSQLEGNTSSAFPKEETVDQIFPSRLSNENNFNETSSQLPASEKVKKDRGRGPNGKERKPKHNKRAKWPAIIRDGKFICSRCFRVFTNPRSLGGHLSKRSYCKPLEGSEISPEALQANGQSLLASMIISSNSLNLQQPQESAFNPETCFKDPSFLQLLAAENRSTALLQTMFPRANVTNFNTSGNEEGNQIIKQALETAGIPSTFDNTEVLPHVVTTSCVTGTTQINAAVLPNSTASPLLQSVCNPSTLLTDQNRTLNAKIPPINECKSLPVFATEDLMLKTIENGLCPSSFSNTVAAAQNFAGSSSRVSVISSPKNSGSSNLNKKGTSASKRKRKATTPLPAPNTSQKVAVNNTTTVGLLTKSTEGNLQTQGESFQSNLLANCGSQAAVENLTQKLNNVDNQLFIASIKENFKTNLEAHTTLPPLTVKTENGDSQMMAVNSCVQANSEEQISEDNVMQNFEKTLEIIKTAMNSQILEVKTEIQDTVAASGQNLQVNNAQASSGNSAHSVKLPTPAQFAVHTGNVTAAKSSSAQSETSQKDDTQILEILEGLQKLKLENDSPIQVSETVSQCPPADTLAPAVPVVPNENKPLIQISSEASNIQFSDKVNKPFVCQDPGCNYSAMTKDALFKHYGKVHQYTAEMILEIKKHQLKYAPFKCVVATCPKTFTRNSNLRAHCQLVHHFTTEEMVKLKIKRPYGRRSQNETVNTAPRPVEIKTLQTLIIEDKTAAPLVKEAQIKEFVEPVKVLEKLLPENNIPERLEKPPQVVSVPPEQHNAASFGSTQAQPKARKVRRYRKEKEERKRRKPVTKSLEFPTRYSPYRPYRCVHQGCFAAFTIQQNLILHYQAVHKSDLPAFSAEVEEENEPGKEERDEVETKPTVREFRCEVNDCSRIFQEVTSLIQHYMKLHDMTPEQIGNMKSAPEAGRFSCDQSQCKSSFTAYLNYIVHLETDHGIKIRPNKVEDDGVFKCDCEGCDRIYATRSNLLRHIFNKHNDKHKDHLIRPRRLTPGQENISSKANQEKPLKSKQRGLKNRSGKEGNRLSVKTKRNKNVNLENKNSKGMQVQENKAYSLKRGKHVYSIKARNDALSECTSRFITQYPCMIKGCSSVVTSESNIIRHYKCHKLSKAFTSQHRNLLIVSKKHSVSQVKEASCEQEETDKKSDVKEPEPSLIVSNNDSSTSTLPQKETEKGEKDEVDELTELFITKLINEDCSSAENQAKISSTVNSDLQETSSCPSEKQKSNNLKRANKEKNVSQNKRRRAEKTEEVLPVDVSSMHREEETAVAIQTAEEQPAAFDWSSFKPMGFEVSFLKFLEESAVKQKKNTERDYHSSGTKKGSHSNTRKSNEKTSVASNNVTWSCSETETLVPFANPSRLPCGDNVKIVLDKALKDCAERVLKQLQEMKPIVSLRKLEGRWEDNPEVTAAKVTVMGTEEGESKY, from the exons ACATTGCTGGAATATGCAGAAAAGTGGAAAACATCAGAAGACCCTCTGCCCCTGTTAGAGGTGTATACAGTGGCTATCCGAAGTTATGTTAAAGCACGACCTTATCTTACCTCTGAGTGTGAAAATGTAGCCTTTGTGCTTGAACGTTTAGCACT AAGCTGTATTGAACTTCTACTGTGTCTGCCTCTTGATTTAcctgaaaataaatgggaagaatTTCAGGCTTTTGTACAG GTGGCTCATAAAAACTTGATGGAAAATGGCAGCCGGGAACTGCACATTTTAACTACACTTACACAAGAGAAGGGGGTGTGGAAGAACCCAGTGTTGTGTGCTATTCTTTCCCAGGAACAGTTGGATCCAGATAAAG tgaaTGAATTTTTAGTGTTTGAAGGCCCCATCCTGCTGGATATGCGTATTAAGCAcctaatgaaaacaaagcaattaaCGCAAGCTACTGCCCTGGCAAAACTGTGCTCTGACCATCCAGAAATCAATGCAAAAGGCAATTTCAAGCAAACCTACCTGGTCTGTCTTTGTTCAGGATCACCAAATGAAAAGCTAATGGAAGAA ATTGCAGAAGTAGATTGCAAAGATGCTCTAGAAATGATCTGTAACCTAGAATCTGATGGAGATGAAAAAAGTGCTCTAATTTTATGTGCAGCATTTTTATCTCGccagctgcagcaaggagagatGTACTGTGCCTG GGAATTGACTCTTTTCTGGAGTAAACTGCAGCAAAGGGTAGAGCCTTCTATTCAAGTGTATCTAGAGAGATGTCGTCAACTTTCTGTGTTAACTAAGACTGTTTATCACATTTTCTTCCTGATTAAAGTAATTAATTCAGAG ATCGATGGTGCTGGACTTGCAACATGCATTGAACTGTGTGTGAAAGCATTGCGCTTGGAATCCAGTGAAAATACAGATGTCAAGATATCTATTTGCAAGACTATCTCCTGCTTACTTCCAGATGATTTGGAGGTTAAACGTGCTTGTCAGCTGAGTGAATTTCTTCTTGAACCCACTGTGGATGCATATTATGCTGTTGAAATGCTATATAATCAGCCTGACCAGAAGTATGATGAAGAGAATCTTCCAATACCAAATTCTTTGCGCTGTGAGCTCTTACTTGTACTGAAAACTCAGTGGCCTTTTGATCCAGAATTCTGGGACTGGAAAACTCTCAAGCGTCAGTGTCTGGCGCTGATGGGAGAGGAGGCATCCATCGTGTCATCAATAGACGAACTAAACGATAGTGAAGTTTATGAGAAGGTTGAGGATTGCCAAGAAGAGACTAAAGAAACTTCTGTGAATGGCCTTGCTGGCACTTTTGATGAAGCTACAAGCCTTCTTAAGGGTATcagagatgaaaagcagaaaaaaagagaaattaaaaaactCAGAGAGAGGGGGTTCATATCAGCTAGATTTAGGAACTGGCAAGCTTATATGCAGTATTGCGTTTTATGCGACAAAGAATTCCTAGGTCACAGAATAGTTAGGCATGCACAAAAACATTATAAAGATGGAATTTACAGTTGCCCTATTTGTGCCCAAAATTTTAATTCTAAAGAAAACTTTGTTCCCCATGTAACTTTGCATGTTAAAAAATCCAGCAAAGAGAGACTGGCTGCTATGAAACCACTGAGAAGACTGGGAAGACCTCCTAAAATAGCAGCTGCCAACGAGAATCAGAAAACTGATTCTGTATCCAAACAGGAGCAGCGACCCATTAAGAAGAACAGTCTCTATTCAACAGACTTCATTGTGTTTAATGATAATGATGGCTCAGATGATGAAAATGATGACAAAGATAAACCTTACATACCAGAGATAGTGCCAGTTCAAAAGCCACTACCTGTTAATGAATTCACCTGCCCTGTAACATTTTGTaaaaaaggctttaaatattttaaaaatctaatagCACATGCAAAGGGGCATAAAGATAATGAAGAAGCTAAACGTTTTCttgaaatgcaaagtaaaaaagtGATTTGCCAGTACTGTAGACGACATTTTGTAAGTGTTACTCACCTGAATGATCATTTACAAATGCACTGTGGCAGCAAGCCTTATATCTGCATACAGATGAAATGTAAGGCTGGTTTTAACAGTTATGCTGAGCTGCTGACGCATAGGAAGGAGCATCAAGTCTTCAGAGCAAAGTGTATGTTTCCTAAATGTGGCAGAGTGTTTTCCGAAGCCTATTTACTCTATGATCACGAAGCACAACACTATAATACCTATACCTGCAAAGTCACAGGCTGCGGAAAGGTATACCGTTCTCAGAACGAACTGGAAAAGCACGTTGAGGATCACAACAAGCAGCCTGAAAAAGTGCAACAGCCTGAAAGCCAGACTAATCAGCCTGATCTTGGTCAACCTTCTGAAGCTAATGAAAATACCAATGGAGTTGCTGTTAAAGAGGAATTGACATCTCCTCCGGTTGACAACCGAAGTAGTTTTACTGAAGGAGAAAATGTCGTCTGGAATCAAATCAAAGCAGAACCAGTAGGGAATGAAAGTGTAAACGCATCAGCAAGTATACTGCAGCAAAGCAATTCCATGCCTAATGCTGGTTCGGAGCAGTCTCCTACGGGTTCAGTGAAGACAGAAGTGGCAATTCCAGCAAGCAGTGTTAAGGTGCCTGCTGTTAACCAGAAGATCCGAGATAACGTTGTAAAAAGAGGTAAATTGGCTGCTACTGCCAGTAAAGTAGATACCACTAAACCTGGAGCCCAGCAGTTGTGCTCATCGGTTGACTCTTGTCTTCCAGCTTTccaagagagaagggaagaagactGTCTCAGTCAGACTcagaatattcaaaatatttctgtgaccTCAGACACACTAAAACCAGAAGCCCTTGAATCAAAAAACTTAGAAAGACAAGTGAGCATTGTAAATCCATTCAGTGTGCAGAATCAGGCAGGATATCAAAACAGTGTACCCATTTCCAAACTGGAAATTGAAGACAGTATTAAGGCTGCAGCTAATCTATATAACCTGCCTTTAAAAACTTTAGAAAGTATTACATTTATTCCTTCACAGCCTAACTTGAATAGCTCTTTAGTTCCAGCTGTGGCACCAGCAGCCCCGATTCAGAAATTTAATTGTCAGGTTGAGGGGTGTACTCGAACGTACAACTCGTCACAGAGCATTGGCAAACATATGAAGGCAGCACACCCTGACCaatatgctgcttttaaaatgcagcgTAAAAATAAGAAACCACGAAAATCCAGCAATCTGCAAAATGTGCCGAACGACGGGAAGATTGTATATCTTATGCCGTCGCAAGTGGGCAATCCCAGTGGTGCTGCTTTTACTGCACAGAACAAACCTAATTTGAATCCCACCTGTTCCAGTCAAGTGCAACATGTCTCAAGTACACTTTTCCCAACCCACCTAGAAAATTTGGCCAATCCTATGTTGCCTATAGTGGAAAGTGTCATAAATCCAAGTTTGTCTACTCGTATTAAAAGTGAGCCTGAGAGTGTTTTATGTTCACATATGGAAAATCTGTCTGGTGCAACCTTACCTTCCCAGTTGGACGATCTGGCAAAAACAGTTATGCCTCTGAATATTGACGGCGGTTcagatccttttcttcctttgcctgcAGAAAACGGTCCAATGTCTCTCTTTCCTTCGTCAGCAGAGAATCCCCCAAATTCAGTCTTTTCACAACtggaaaataatgcaaataactTTTCATCACAACTAGAAGGAAACACTAGCTCTGCTTTCCCAAAAGAGGAAACTGTTGATCAAATATTTCCCTCACGATTGAGTAATGAAAATAACTTCAATGAAACTAGTTCTCAACTTCCAGCttcagaaaaggtgaaaaaagatcGTGGCCGGGGCccaaatgggaaagaaaggaagccAAAACATAACAAGCGTGCAAAGTGGCCAGCAATAATTAGGGATGGCAAATTTATCTGTAGCAGGTGTTTCAGAGTTTTCACTAATCCTAGATCACTTGGTGGACACTTATCTAAGAGATCTTACTGTAAGCCTCTTGAAGGATCAGAAATTTCTCCAGAAGCTCTGCAGGCTAATGGACAGTCTTTGCTTGCCAGTATGATTATTTCCTCAAATTCATTAAACTTGCAGCAACCCCAGGAGTCTGCATTCAATCCAGAGACGTGTTTTAAAGATCCATCGTTCCTCCAGTTACTTGCAGCTGAAAACCGTTCCACAGCCTTACTGCAGACTATGTTTCCACGGGCCAATGTGACTAACTTCAATACCAGTGGGAATGAGGAAGGAAATCAAATTATAAAACAAGCCTTGGAAACTGCAGGCATCCCGAGTACCTTTGATAATACAGAAGTACTTCCACATGTAGTTACAACAAGTTGCGTCACTGGTACAACTCAGATAAATGCAGCTGTTCTCCCCAACTCAACCGCGTCCCCTCTGCTGCAGAGTGTCTGTAACCCCAGTACCCTGCTAACAGACCAAAACAGGACCCTCAATGCCAAAATTCCTCCAATAAATGAGTGCAAGAGTTTGCCTGTTTTTGCAACAGAGGACTTAATGCTAAAGACTATTGAAAATGGCTTATGTCCTAGCTCGTTTTCCAATACTGTTGCAGCAGCGCAAAACTTTGCAGGGAGCAGTTCACGAGTTTCAGTTATAAGTAGTCCCAAGAATTCAGGATCAAGCAACTTGAATAAGAAGGGAACCAGTGCttcaaagaggaagagaaaagcaactaCACCCTTACCTGCGCCCAATACATCACAGAAAGTAGCAGTAAATAATACAACAACGGTGGGACTTCTAACCAAAAGCACTGAAGGAAACCTGCAAACACAGGGAGAAAGTTTTCAGTCCAACTTGCTGGCAAATTGTGGCTCTCAAGCAGCGGTAGAAAATCTCACACAGAAACTCAATAATGTTGACAATCAGTTATTCATTGCCAGTATCAAAGAGAACTTCAAAACAAATCTCGAGGCTCATACGACGTTACCCCCTTTAacagtaaaaactgaaaatgggGATTCCCAAATGATGGCTGTAAATTCTTGTGTGCAAGCAAATTCGGAGGAACAGATTTCAGAAGACAATGTTATGCAGAACTTTGAAAAAACcctggaaataattaaaactgcTATGAATTCACAGATACTTGAggtgaaaactgaaattcaggaTACTGTTGCTGCTTCAGGACAGAACTTGCAAGTAAATAATGCACAGGCTTCTTCAGGAAATTCTGCACATAGTGTAAAACTACCCACTCCTGCACAGTTTGCCGTGCACACGGGGAATGTCACCGCTGCAAAGAGTAGCTCTGCTCAGTCTGAGACATCTCAAAAGGATGATACTCAAATATTGGAAATTTTGGAGGGCTTGCAAAAACTGAAACTAGAAAATGATTCACCCATTCAGGTCTCTGAGACTGTTTCCCAGTGTCCTCCAGCAGATACGCTAGCACCAGCAGTTCCTGTTGTACCAAATGAAAATAAGCCCCTCATCCAGATATCTTCAGAGGCAAGTAACATTCAGTTTAGTGATAAAGTTAATAAGCCTTTTGTATGTCAGGATCCAGGCTGCAATTACAGTGCTATGACAAAAGATGCGTTATTTAAACACTATGGCAAGGTTCATCAGTACACTGCAGAAATGATATTAGAAATTAAGAAACATCAACTGAAGTATGCCCCATTCAAATGTGTCGTAGCTACCTGTCCAAAAACATTCACAAGAAACTCTAATCTCCGAGCACACTGTCAGCTTGTACATCATTTTACAACAGAGGAGatggtaaaattaaaaattaaaaggcctTATGGCAGAAGATCTCAAAATGAAACTGTAAACACAGCCCCACGACCTGTTGAAATAAAAACTTTGCAGACACTAATAATAGAAGACAAAACTGCAGCTCCATTGGTCAAGGAAGCTCAGATAAAGGAGTTTGTAGAGCCTGTAAAAGTCTTGGAAAAACTTCTACCAGAAAATAATATTcctgaaagactggaaaaaccTCCCCAAGTGGTTTCTGTTCCACCGGAGCAGCATAATGCAGCCTCTTTTGGTAGTACACAGGCACAACCCAAAGCACGCAAGGTTAGGAggtacaggaaggaaaaagaggagagaaaacgTAGGAAGCCCGTAACAAAATCTCTGGAGTTTCCCACTAGATACAGCCCTTATAGACCATACCGATGTGTCCATCAGGGCTGCTTCGCAGCTTTTACGATACAACAAAACCTAATCCTTCATTACCAAGCTGTGCACAAATCTGACCTCCCTGCCTTCTCTGCCGAAGTGGAGGAGGAGAATGAGCCAGGCAAAGAGGAACGTGATGAGGTGGAAACCAAACCCACCGTCAGAGAGTTCAGGTGTGAGGTGAACGACTGCTCTCGCATCTTCCAGGAAGTTACCAGCTTGATACAACATTATATGAAGCTTCATGACATGACCCCAGAACAAATTGGAAACATGAAATCGGCTCCAGAGGCGGGACGGTTTTCTTGTGATCAGTCTCAGTGTAAGTCTTCGTTTACAGCGTATCTTAACTACATTGTACATCTTGAGACAGATCACGGTATTAAGATAAGGCCAAACAAAGTAGAAGATGATGGCGTATTCAAGTGTGACTGTGAAGGCTGTGACCGTATTTATGCTACTAGGTCTAACCTCTTGAGGCATATTTTTAACAAACATAATGACAAGCATAAAGATCATCTAATAAGACCCAGGAGACTGACACCAGGTCAGGAAAACATTTCAAGCAAAGCAAATCAGGAGAAACCATTGAAGTCCAAACAGAGAGGACTGAAAAACAGATCGGGAAAAGAAGGTAACAGGCTGTCAGtgaaaacaaaacgaaacaaaaacgtgaacttggaaaacaaaaactCAAAAGGAATGCAAGTTCAAGAAAATAAGGCTTATTCGCTGAAACGCGGCAAGCACGTGTATTCAATAAAGGCAAGAAACGATGCCTTGTCGGAATGTACGAGCAGGTTCATAACTCAGTATCCATGTATGATAAAGGGATGTTCGTCTGTAGTTACAAGTGAAAGCAACATAATAAGGCATTATAAGTGTCACAAGCTGTCCAAAGCATTTACTTCCCAACACAGAAATCTTCTTATTGTATCTAAAAAGCACTCTGTCTCACAAGTAAAGGAAGCCTCTTGTGAGCAAGAGGAGACTGATAAAAAAAGTGATGTGAAAGAGCCTGAACCGAGTTTGATAGTGAGCAATAATGATTCAAGCACATCTACGTTACcacaaaaggaaactgaaaaaggTGAGAAGGATGAAGTGGATGAACTGACAGAACTATTCATTACTAAACTGATTAACGAGGATTGTTCAAGTGCTGAAAATCAAGCAAAAATCTCTTCCACTGTAAATAGTGACTTGCAGGAGACCAGCTCCTGCccctcagaaaagcaaaaatcaaacaacttaaaaagagcaaacaaagaaaaaaacgtGTCTCAGAATAAGAGGAGGAGAGCCGAAAAAACTGAGGAAGTACTGCCTGTTGACGTGAGTAGCATGCACAGGGAGGAAGAGACTGCTGTTGCCATTCAAACGGCCGAAGAGCAACCTGCAGCTTTCGACTGGAGCTCGTTTAAGCCGATGGGTTTTGAAGTGTCATTCCTCAAGTTCCTTGAAGAGTCTGCtgtgaagcaaaagaaaaacaccgAAAGAGACTACCATAGCAGTGGAACCAAAAAAGGATCCCATTCGAACACGCGAAAATCCAACGAGAAGACCTCCGTAGCAAGTAATAATGTCACTTGGTCATGTTCTGAAACTGAAACCCTTGTACCGTTTGCCAACCCATCACGGCTTCCATGTGGTGATAACGTAAAGATAGTTTTAGACAAGGCTCTCAAAGACTGTGCTGAGCGTGTGTTGAAGCAACTTCAGGAAATGAAACCTATCGTCAGTTTGAGAAAGCTCGAAGGACGTTGGGAGGATAATCCAGAGGTTACAGCTGCAAAAGTAACTGTTATGGGTACCGAGGAAGGGGAGTCAAAATACTGA